Proteins encoded within one genomic window of Brienomyrus brachyistius isolate T26 chromosome 22, BBRACH_0.4, whole genome shotgun sequence:
- the LOC125717361 gene encoding uncharacterized protein LOC125717361 isoform X1, which yields MVTPATPTASAPPLTTDNLTVIVASICSLVFLLVVLMLLAILYRRDPLCCKARHNPETQPYPDAPPYYSSRQTLVGSPYQEQPVEAAPDSSAQRPEQLFVVGLPNTYRLPALELPLPRLPSYDSVRKRDRQRYIHMLIAHRFGLYASTLTEVRTRLYASTLTEPPPTYEESIRQSVEVNWENLEHADTNLPATLPHSHSLSVSRN from the exons ATGGTCACCCCGGCAACACCGACCGCTTCGGCCCCACCGCTAACAACGGACAATCTTACAGTCATCGTGGCTTCCA TCTGCTCTTTAGTATTTTTACTGGTGGTCTTGATGCTGTTGGCCATCCTTTATCGCAGAGATCCGCTTTGCTGCAAAGCCAGGCACAATCCGGAGACCCAGCCGTACCCG GACGCACCGCCTTATTACAGCAGCAGGCAGACCTTAGTGGGCTCACCGTATCAGGAGCAGCCAGTGGAGGCAGCCCCCGACAGCAGTGCCCAG CGCCCGGAGCAGCTCTTCGTGGTGGGTCTGCCTAACACCTACCGACTGCCAGCCCTGGAGCTGCCTCTGCCGCGACTGCCCTCCTACGACAGCGTCCGTAAACGGGACCGCCAGCGCTACATCCACATGCTGATCGCCCACCGCTTCGGCCTGTACGCCTCCACCCTGACGGAGGTACGTACCCGTCTGTACGCCTCCACCCTGACGGAG CCTCCTCCAACTTATGAGGAGTCCATCCGTCAGTCTGTGGAGGTCAACTGGGAGAATCTGGAGCATGCCGACACCAACCTACCAGCCACCCTACCACATTCTCACAGTCTGTCTGTTAGCCGCAACTGA
- the LOC125717361 gene encoding uncharacterized protein LOC125717361 isoform X2, translating to MVTPATPTASAPPLTTDNLTVIVASICSLVFLLVVLMLLAILYRRDPLCCKARHNPETQPYPDAPPYYSSRQTLVGSPYQEQPVEAAPDSSAQRPEQLFVVGLPNTYRLPALELPLPRLPSYDSVRKRDRQRYIHMLIAHRFGLYASTLTEPPPTYEESIRQSVEVNWENLEHADTNLPATLPHSHSLSVSRN from the exons ATGGTCACCCCGGCAACACCGACCGCTTCGGCCCCACCGCTAACAACGGACAATCTTACAGTCATCGTGGCTTCCA TCTGCTCTTTAGTATTTTTACTGGTGGTCTTGATGCTGTTGGCCATCCTTTATCGCAGAGATCCGCTTTGCTGCAAAGCCAGGCACAATCCGGAGACCCAGCCGTACCCG GACGCACCGCCTTATTACAGCAGCAGGCAGACCTTAGTGGGCTCACCGTATCAGGAGCAGCCAGTGGAGGCAGCCCCCGACAGCAGTGCCCAG CGCCCGGAGCAGCTCTTCGTGGTGGGTCTGCCTAACACCTACCGACTGCCAGCCCTGGAGCTGCCTCTGCCGCGACTGCCCTCCTACGACAGCGTCCGTAAACGGGACCGCCAGCGCTACATCCACATGCTGATCGCCCACCGCTTCGGCCTGTACGCCTCCACCCTGACGGAG CCTCCTCCAACTTATGAGGAGTCCATCCGTCAGTCTGTGGAGGTCAACTGGGAGAATCTGGAGCATGCCGACACCAACCTACCAGCCACCCTACCACATTCTCACAGTCTGTCTGTTAGCCGCAACTGA
- the LOC125717892 gene encoding histone H3.3A translates to MARTKQTARKSTGGKAPRKQLATKAARKSAPSTGGVKKPHRYRPGTVALREIRRYQKSTELLIRKLPFQRLVREIAQDFKTDLRFQSAAIGALQEASEAYLVGLFEDTNLCAIHAKRVTIMPKDIQLARRIRGERA, encoded by the exons ATGGCCCGTACCAAGCAAACCGCTCGTAAATCCACTGGTGGGAAAGCCCCGAGGAAGCAGTTGGCCACCAAAGCTGCGAGGAAGAGCGCGCCCTCTACCGGCGGCGTGAAGAAGCCGCATCGTTACAG GCCTGGTACTGTAGCGCTGAGAGAGATCAGGCGCTACCAGAAGTCTACAGAGCTGCTGATCCGTAAGCTGCCCTTTCAGCGGCTGGTGAGAGAGATCGCCCAGGACTTCAAAACCGACCTTCGCTTTCAGAGCGCTGCCATCGGGGCCCTTCAG GAGGCCAGCGAGGCGTACCTGGTGGGTCTCTTTGAGGACACCAACCTGTGTGCCATCCATGCCAAGAGAGTTACCATCATGCCCAAGGATATTCAGCTCGCCCGCAGGATAAGAGGAGAGAGAGCTTAA